The DNA sequence GGTGGACAAACATATTCCAGATGGTACGTGTTTTAGTATTTCTATGGTGAAGTTGAATTGATGACAGTATTATACATAAAGAAGTGAGGGGTCCATGGTTTAGTTGTGTTCCATGGTTTAGTAGTCTTTCATGCTGCACAACTAATAAGGCATGaacaataatgacaacagcATGGAAGACTACACACAACATCCCTCTCACACCGTCTACTTCCTTTGACAACTATTTCCTTTCCTCTTTTGTagcaccatccacctctgacaAGACCATCCCTAAGATCAGGAGAAAGTCGTTGCGTACCAGACTGGCAACAGCTTTTACCAAGATCTGCAGAAAATCAGGGGAATCACCTACTTAGGTGATATTGCTGGAATTTAAAAATGTTattcaaataaaatgaaaaaaaaaaagaaacggaCTGCTTATTTGTGACACCTACATGGTTACACGTGACATTAAAGGGCTAGACTTCTTATTCATTATGGTACAATTCCCATTTTTATTGTACAGAAACTTCTTGTACAGAAGCTTCTACGAAACAGACTTGGTAGAAGGCAATATGCATGACTATTGTTGGCAGATTGAACGGATGATTTCAAGCCCAACAACTGTTGAAAAGACAAAATTCAGTAATAACAGTACTGCACAGCAGCATCCTCACCCCAAATAGCATAATAACTACCAATAATATTCTAGTTGGACCCCATCATCTcatagagaaatagagacaatCGTAtctaaacaaataaaataatgaacctAATTTGTATAGCAGTTTGTTAAGCAAGGTCTATGGTGATTTACAGAAAAAAGTATGTATGAAAGGATAATAAAGCTCATCTACCTGAGCTCAATCACCTCAGGAAGGTATTTGGCTGTAATGCTGGCGAGCAATGGCTTTTATTTAGCCAAGAAGCTGCACAGTTAACGCCTCTCACACAAAAAGGAAACCTCTTTCCGTCAAAAGGAAACTTCTGTGAActgaatgaaaaatatatacTTAAAAATCATTTGAATTTATCAAGATGGTAAACTGAACCTGTGCCGTCAACACTAAAACTCCAGTGTCGGGGCAAAATGTATATTCAGTCTTTCTGTAATCATATTCAGTATTCATATATGTATTGACCACTATTAGTAAGCAGTGGAAACGAAATCACTTTACACTGTGTTCCAAATAAATATGCAAGTAATATTTTCTCAGATTTTCCAAAATTACCTATATGAATTGCAGTCATTGTAATTTTCCAGTCATCAACCATTAGAGTACAATTGAAAGGTTTTTGAACAAATTGCCAATGACAtcagtaaataaaaaaataaaaaacactcaaaatgcatgttccaaattattatgcacAGCAGAATTTTCAACCTTTTCATTTTTATAAAGAACAACAAATGGTCATTTGTGAAATACGACTTAGCAGTTTATTACAAACTGAAATCAAACAGTTTTCAAGTCAAAACTTTAttattgatgatgatgatggtgatgttacatttgcatatagGACCCCTTTTTCATCCATTGAATTTGTCAGGTTTTGTATGGTATTTACTTATATTATTTTGCATGAAGACAGAATACCCTCCAAGAGCTGGAGGACAGAAAATACAACAGGGAGCAAGAATGATAAGATGATTTGCAGTGTCATTACAAATGCATAGTCATGCCTTGCCATGAAAATTAACTTAATTACAAAAGCTATATTTCAGCCCTGCCACAAAATGACTTGCTGACATCATCTCAGGGATGGTCTTGCTACCTCAGGAGAACGTGTTGACAAGGACAGTTCATTTCACACCATAAGAACATATTACCTACTTCTAACCTGCCTTGATTACATAAGCAAACTGGATATTTCTCAATTGAATCCTTACCATGTTGGTAGCGGTGATACTGGTTTTACCAGATTTAGCTCCCAACACACATAATTAAACTGACTTTTCTGTGTTTTTCATCCATACTTTCTGCTTCTTGTCATACAAAGCCCAATGTACAAGCCCAATGTAGCCATGTGTCAGTGTTTTTCTGTGTCTGTCATTCATAGTTCCTCCTCATGTTTTTTAACCCGTCCCCTTCATTATTGTCATCAGGTGTTTCGTGTCTGGTGTATTTATACCCTGTTTCATTGTTTGATGTACTGCTGTGTTTGGAAAAGTGTTTTGGAAGTTGTTTTGTTCTTTCTCTGAATATGTCTTTGCATGTTAGTCATGTTTCTAAGTCGAACTCACTTTCAGGTTTGACCCAAGCCTGTTTGTGCGACACTGATTTTGAGCTTCtctttaataaatctcactcttctcagcatttgtgtccacccTATCACTCCCTGACGCCTACAGCGTCACAAGTTTCTAGGTATTATAACATGCTGGACTGGATCAGCCTATATTAGATGATATAGtgtgtttttttacttaattgtCTTTGTTGTAGTAGCTGGTTGTTTTAATTGGGGGGAcacatttgctatcaaatcaaagcccaccctatcctctaaaatattaatataaactgattccactgtagaTAAGGTAtttaatcactgtatgtatagtgacatagaacatttgtggaattacggtaaattgcaaataaataaaacaaaatacaacattttctgTACTTATGTTTATTATTAGATAAATCCAAATTAATAAACTATATAAACTAAACAAGATACTCATTAATACATGatactgttgtccacaaactttaaataaattatgcaggcaatgtatggattatattcagatataaccaaaaaaaAGATTGCATGCTCTCTGTAGGAGCTGAGCTTTAAGCATTTAAACCCATGGTCTATGCTAGAGAACCAAAATATTTTCTTCTCTTATCATTCACAGCTACAAATTCCTTGCAGACTGTCTTTTTATTCAACAAATCAAGCTTATTCTGATGGACATGACAGATAGCGACATGGTTAAGTTTGTTTTGAGTCATTGTAGAGCGGAGCCACGTCTTGAGCCTGTGGAGGCCACtaaaacttctctctgcctcagagaATGAAACAGggactactaaaagcaacctgaccagagcttccacttgcTCAAATAATCCACGTACCCTTGAAGGCAAAGCAcgaatgatctctgcagcttctgcactgttactgtatctttgtaccagtattctcctaataaggtgatgcataatatttaaaataatataacaacaggtttgattattattattattattattattattattattatgtctaGACTCTGTTGTATACTTACACTATctccactcttttttttttaactcaggagcgttgtgttgtgttctgtggttttatttttttctttggtggcatgctgaaatgacaaaaaatgtatgttaaggtttcctgactagacaagactaacattaatgttaagacagtaaggctgtgtcccaaacagcacactctggaacattacatactgtACTACTGAAAGCACATCAaacaatttattttatttatttgttttatttattatattttattttttacacattcagtgtagtagcagtcTGCAGTTTgggacgtggccagagagtaatgtaactttacgtttcagagagctttctgacaagttttaatataaacgttagctatCCCAAACCCTCCTAGTGTGTTACCATAATAGCACATTACAATAAAGCTGTTttttgtcatatatatatatatatgtcatatGGTTATATGGTCATATGGTTagctattcattgctcttatcactgacctcgcgtttaatGCTGGCGCAAACTACCGACGCTCCAGCGAGGAGTGCGGGATATTTCTGAACAGGCGTCTCaactagaggtgtcaattccaggttcatagattaaaagtcctcaccaggattttgctcaggcttcctggattgtgttgattccaccaattttacctggattgctaattagaaaatctagcaagctagagcaaaatcctggtgaggacttttaatctatgaacctggaattgacaattttgcgctgtgggtacaagGGAGTCTCTCGCTGTAAAAACAAAGCAGATACTTTCGGTTTCTAGCTTTAGCGACAAGCTCCCTGACaagcgctatgtgtctgcccgactTGGTAAACACTACAGGGAAGAGCTACCTGTAGTACAAGATTCGGGCAGGcagaatgaatgtgcagacgagcgttggcttggctctcggttggctttcaaaagtaATTGTGAACTCCCGATGCCTCCGACAAggcggagtcacaatgaaagccaccgagaagcagttgtgtctgtattagggatggggagattcggcacacatgtctgcgattcgactgcaccggtagattcaacgtgcatcaggtttaatttgcgggcgaatttacggtgcatctcctctagcctttttgcatctgcaaataccatggttaaatcgggtgttttgttttccagttttttgtattccttattctaacgtatttacagaggcaacatactttttatttttattgatttcttttttttccgaggcaacataaatgcaccatcgtgtcctcaggtactgacgcaaacacgcagacgCACACAAGACCTAAACCCAAGTCTATGCCTGTCCACAAcatgtactattccaacacattcatcccttcataatgtgtactattccaacacattcatcccttcctttGCTACTTTCTTCTTGCCCCAGGCAGCTCTGTGGACAAGTTTGATGCTGGGTAGGATATGTCATATATTCACTTCTAAAAATAGATAAAGCAATGAACATTTTAACGTATAATCTTCATTTTCCTTTTATTTATAATGTTCAAATACTGTATATATTATTTGTGAATGTAAAATCTAACATCCATAAAATGTTTTAGGAGACATGCAAAAACATGAGATTGCTTATCAGCAATTTTCAAAAAATGTAAGAATTTCACAGAAGGCAACGCAGGTAAAGTACAAGTTGAATATGCATTTAGCTAAATACAGTGGAACCTCGGTAAGTGATTTGGATAACAACCAAAGATTTCGCTAAAAATTTGCACCGGATAGCGAACAGCTACGTTACCCATACGGTGAAAGTAccatgcgcatgcgcagtagccctAGGTAGGTCGTTCgatgggtagcacagattttcatAACACATGTCCAGGGCCAGAATGGGTGTGATGCATGTCCCGGCCCAAACTACTGAGATTAACATGGGCCAGCCCAATGTTATTTGCACTTGAAGACTCTGCCAATCAGCAGTTTTAGTgagggtaatgctgcaggcaggagccccggtgggcgtgggtaaagggcggagcatgtgtcaatcattttttactgcagccaatcatcttaacagatctgccaaaagaaggcgtatgttacgtatgtaaatgcatacctttgcgagcgatGTAAAAcggagatgatggcatgggcggtgctgttatgaacactttattcacaatagcatgaGGCAACGCGAACTATAAAGAGATATCATGtgctatctgcgctttgatgacaagagcacaagggctgcccgccttgcaactgataaatttgctatgatctcggagatatttgataaatttgtgaaaaacagtattgcttcttacacgcccggtgagaacataactgttgatgagcaactgttcccaactaaagctcgctgtcgtttcactcagtacatggccaataaacccgataaatttgggattaagttctgggtggcacaactgtattcggtgaagggtagcacccgtcgttggcctgtaGCGGTGTTCTATAACCTTCTAGACCTGGCTGCactaaatgcacatatattgttcaaacagtgcatgaacttTAACTAGTTATATTATAGATATATTACTAGATTATATAACTAGATAAttagcttaataaaaattgacgacgaaagtctagtatctgattggctgcaatGCTCCAATGCAATGATTGGCTgcaatgattgacacatgctccgccctttactcACGCCCAcaggggctccggcctgcagcattacatatatggttTTAGTTATTATCTAACTGCGTCACTATGACAACACGGCTTATGGCGTCACAATGCAGGAGACCGTATAAAAGTCGCCACACAGCGTTTAAACCACAGATGGTTTAATCATCACTGCGGTTGAAGTACTACCAGCGGTTCATTGTGCGAGTAAGAGTGACTATTCCAAGTGATCATGAGTAAACAACTGAGAATGGTAAGTTAATGTTCCTTTGAGCAAGCTAGCTggctgggtggggtgtgtaatggacaaaaaataactattatatcgcgatcgatggatcgccagtagttggcgaattagtaactgagcgtgtgaagacagtcaaatgcgtgttttccactacgccggtttaaaaagtattaggttcgctaggcttgtaaacaaacctcgcaccacgaaggtgtagcagtgtgtcgccctcagagctgatgaggtaaccgggccacgacacagaccgttagtgcaggtgagagtgtggaccggctggggagccgcatgaaacctggcaaagagccgcaggttggccactcctgcacTAGACGAACATCAGCGTTCTATTgcctcccgctcccgccaaaaaatcgcttgttttaatcccgcacccgcccgctacatacacatttctgtcgcccccgccctcaatcctaatatgaattgaattgattaaatttagtacttgaaattttcttatgaattaattaaaacagcaatatagcgatggatcgcgctgtcccatttcttactaCAGTCCAAACACACGCCGTCAGGtggtacaccaacactttctgatatctatcacaacaagcaaatggtagacgatttccatctccattaattacaatggaatatgacttccatacatcactttcctgtagttggcttaattgtggtgtattcgcctgttttgaattgaattttccacagctgaaactggttgaccgtctctgccatttcggtatcaaaatgacgcacatttcatgttcacgtgatgagttgcttagccaatattttgaattagttaattgcttacttactgaatgattagttgttttcgtcctgttccttatgcatggaaatcattgcgttgttattatcattttctagactattaatttgcgggatttttctacatgtatatgtggtccctcccgcatcgcctggactaattaatctcccgctcccgccaataacaattaaattctgtcccgcgccgcaagatattctgaggGGACCCGCGGGactaccgcgggagtgcagacatCTACCAAGAACCTCAAGACATTCATAAtaaatacagggttgccaactctcacgcattgagcatttAGTGaagactgtcttcacacgctcacacgctacacatccgatttctcacgccgaaaaaaaaatctagtttatttacctctgatccatatctatgattcaccgagttactagttcgctctggcgccaaccactggcgatcgatcgatcgcgatataatacttaatttgtgtccaatttACGCTCGTTATGTTAAAGGCATCCGTTTGATTAATTTTTGCAGGTTGTTTAAGCACAGATACGAAAatgtcgtgtgtgtatgtgccgtTGCTTGTCAGTGATACAGATTTAGAATGCCGTGCTGGTCTCACAAATATCATTATTCAGATTGTGAGACTGTAATGTAGAATATTGCACAAAAATAGAACTAAATTGCTTTGGATCACAAATGGCGACTCAGATTAACATTAACTGTCCGGTTACATCCCAGTTACTTTATTTTACGCCCCCTTATCATATTGAAGATGTGTAACCAATTAATATTGGTTATTAACCATCTGAGGTCATTATTAAAATCGATTATTATTCTCTCCTTGAGAGTCCAGCGGGGTTGAAGAATAAAatcaaaattataaaatgttcgTATTCCCCATATCCTGTCTGCGTGGATGTCCGCAGCCTGTATTATCTTCACAGAAAAGTGTAGCATTCTACAACGTGCTTAACGCAtaatgtagcctactttaaGATAGAAGGGCTGTATAACACGCATGGTTTTATTTAGAAATACACATTAGAAAGCAATACATAGTATTCAGCGCAGTTTCCGAAAATCAATTGTGGCGTGGAATTACGTTATTTGTTGGTCTTTAGGGTATCACACATCTTAACATAAGGCTGCTACTGGCCCACTACAAAACTAAAAATTCTTATGCACAAAATTTTCTTTATTCCGCGATCGTTAGTTAGCCAGAAATTAATCTATTCATGAACCAAAATCAACACATTGGCTTTCAAAATATCGTGTacgccccccccacccacccacccacctgcCCATGGCGTCTGAGCAGTCCAAATACGATAGACAACCCCCCCCTTCCGTGTTAGTGGAGTCTAGACCAAGCCTGCAAAAGAAAATCTACCGTTTTCTATGGGACACTCTCATAAAGCGTCACTAGTTTCCTCCCTTTTTAGCGCATACACAACAATTCTAATAACGTCACCTTGTGGAGGAttttgagaaatgcaaaatccGTAATCAGGAACGACTCATTAAAAgtctttttttcttcattttctctacTACAGACAGCAGAAGAGCTTCCTGCTGAGGGCCGTGATGTGTCTGCCCCCAGCGTGAAAAGCAAGCAGGCAAAGAAAGACTTTTCTCCATGTGGGAACTTCATATCCACCTCTGGGACTAATCCAGCTGTTCTAACTGAAGAGTAAGtactcactctccacacatcacatactCAATCTTTACATACATGTGCTGGAAGATTAAACTAGGTGACAAtgtaacacttttttttttttttttttttttcttttttcagacATTGGCAAGAGCTGAGGAATTCACTGCCATGCAATGTGAGTACgaatctgtctctctgtcttcctatctgcctgtgtgtctgtcagtatgtctgtctgtgtttactGGTAGAACAAAACACAGTACAAATCGGGGTAGGAGTTACCATAGCAACATGAGCCTTTGGCCATGTCTGGTCAGACCTTCATAACGGTACACGTTCTTTGCATTGGCATTTTAAttcttaaagaaataatcagcttaaggttaaaaaagaaaaaggggggaaaaaaagcttTTGGATACTGATTAACGTTTTACACTTGGCTTTAACCTAACTagatgaaaatggaggatttcATTGACGTGCTGGAAAACATCTCAGCATGGGTGAAAGTAGCTGTGAAGGAGGTGGTTGCTCCAGGTTTTGAGTCAGGCCTGTTAGGGGTGAGGTCCTCAGCAGGAATCTGCATCTCCAGCAGCCCTCATGAGGTGGAGCATGGAAAGACACATGATTCTGAAAGTTGGTGGTGAGTATTCATTTGGAGTATTAATATGCTGAGTTATTTACTCAGTTAAACTCAGTCCACAAGCACTGAGTTTAACGGTTTTGGCTTAATTTCTGTCATCAAGCCTGTGATTCCTTTatgtattttatagtttattggGAAACTTTAATTTCAGCAGGTTTGATGTGGCCTCAAGAAGCAGCACAGCATCTCTGCCAGAGCCTCTCGGGGTCATCTTTGACATCTCAAAGGACAAGATCTTCAGCCTGATCCACGGAGAGGTCACGAGGGCCATTATGAATATGTTGCCACCTGAGACAAAACGTTATCTCAACATGAAAGAGACCATCAGCGTCATGTCCGCTATTGTGGATGACTCCCTAAAACAGGTGAAGGGCTAAAaatgttttagttcatttattctattatttttattattagtcATGTTTTCCTCCATAgttgatgtgtttatatatccATTAGCAATATATGCAGTGTGAGACCAAGGCGAGTGATCAGTGACTACAATCTTGTTTACTGCTCTTGCACATGTTGTTACTCTAGATGAACTCATCTCTTCGGGAGATTTATTGCACTCCTGACCTCTATGAAAGTGTTAGACTGTCTGTAAGCCACATTGAGTACGTTGCCCACCATCTGATGCTTGGAGTTATGACCAGAATGCTGGGTTTTCTGGAATTCTGCATAATCACAAGCTGGTCAAGTGACATTCGAGGTttccccacacacattcatgacgagctggatgagttgctgcctTTGGTCACATCGGCAACAGTAGGTGCAACTGTTGAGCACATGTTGAGCGTCTGCAGTGAGGGAACATCAAATGATGTTGCTGGAGATGTCTCAGACAGACCCCTGTGGGACTTCCTACAGGCTGTGTCTAAACACATCAGCTCTGCAGCTCTGAGTGGCAAAACCTCATCCTCAATTGACCGGATTATGCAGTTGCTGGAGTACAGCAAGCCGAGACCCCGTTCTGAAAGGATCTTGGAGAGTATCATTTTCAGCAGCACAAATGAAGATCATAACATGGGCATGTTCAATAATGTGAACACACATGGGCTCTTCAGTATGTCCTGTGAGACTTTCCAGCTCGAGGCTTCCAAGAGGGTTAGCAATGTCATTATGAGTGTTACCTCAGAGCTCACAAAAGTATCCCAGGTGTCAATCTTCAAAAATGCAGATTTGAGCTCACCTCCAGTTTCTGAAGCTTCCCTCAAAAGTAATGCCTTTGCTTCAGCAGTATCGATTGTAAATGGAATTACCGATGCACTCAGAAGCTCTTTTGAGGAGGATTTGTTAAAGTTGGCTCATCCATCCACTGACCCAGCACTGTACAAATCTCAAGTGCAGCTGGTATCAGAAAAGGTCCTGAGGTCCACCCAGGCTAAACTTAAAGATGCTTTGGTGACAAACCTCCTCATCAGGGCTGATGTAATTATGGCAGCCCAATCCAGTGGCAGTAAGTGCTACAACCTACTGCTGAACTCGAAAAACATCGCAAAAAGCATTATTGAATGCATGTTGTCAGTGCTTCCATTCTCTGAAGTGCACATTCCTGGGCAACTAATAGCAAGGGATTTTTTAACATCTCTGAAGGAAAGGCTGGAGGTTCTATGCATGAGGCCGATGTTAACCTCATCTGACATTCATTTAGAAGCCCTCAGTGACTTCATAACTGTAGACAGTTTTGAAGTAATTGCTGAGAAATTGATCAGCAGTGGTCCCCTTAAGCAAAACGAGAAGTCTGAGTGTTCCTGGAAAGCACTGGAAAGCATACTCTCCATAGACTCCCTCAGGCAGTCCTCCCAGGAGCTCATCCCTATAGTGGGGAACTTGATGCTGGGAAGGATTGCGGCTCTGGACCAAGAAAAAGCACAAATGAGCTGCGGGGGGACTCGGTCAGTGTTGTCAGATACTGACCTCTCCAATGAGGCACTCCAGTCAGGCATCGTGAGGAGCTTTGTGAAGACAGCTACAGAAAAGCTTCTCCAACAATGCCTTGGTCTGAAAACCTGCACCAAGCCTGACCCTGCATCTTTCTTTGAGCGCTACTCTTTTGGAAGCCCATCCGTGAGGGAGGCTGACTTGGAGGTGAGGCAGTCACAACAGCGATGCTGCTTTGAGCTGTCAGCTGTGATTGCCCACACTGTGATCTGTGACCTCACTGGCATCACCACCTCTCAGTCAGAACAGGACCATACAGGCTCTGCTCTGCAGAAGAAGAAATCTTCCTGTCGGTGGTTCAGATTTCCAAGATTTCTGAAGCTGAGATTCAAggtatgtttttaaaatgtctttattCCCAGTCACACCATTAGCTTTAGACTCTGCTTTTCTGAATGATTTTCAACCATATATTTATGCTACTGtcaatcatattttgaatgattttTATCAAATTTTCTGCTCTTTGTTAAGAAATGGACAAAAAAAGTGCGTTTTCACACAGAGGACCAGGTGGTGGACAAACATATTCCAGATGGTAC is a window from the Brachyhypopomus gauderio isolate BG-103 chromosome 13, BGAUD_0.2, whole genome shotgun sequence genome containing:
- the LOC143474422 gene encoding uncharacterized protein LOC143474422 isoform X2 encodes the protein MSKQLRMTAEELPAEGRDVSAPSVKSKQAKKDFSPCGNFISTSGTNPAVLTEEHWQELRNSLPCNMKMEDFIDVLENISAWVKVAVKEVVAPGFESGLLGVRSSAGICISSSPHEVEHGKTHDSESWCRFDVASRSSTASLPEPLGVIFDISKDKIFSLIHGEVTRAIMNMLPPETKRYLNMKETISVMSAIVDDSLKQMNSSLREIYCTPDLYESVRLSVSHIEYVAHHLMLGVMTRMLGFLEFCIITSWSSDIRGFPTHIHDELDELLPLVTSATVGATVEHMLSVCSEGTSNDVAGDVSDRPLWDFLQAVSKHISSAALSGKTSSSIDRIMQLLEYSKPRPRSERILESIIFSSTNEDHNMGMFNNVNTHGLFSMSCETFQLEASKRVSNVIMSVTSELTKVSQVSIFKNADLSSPPVSEASLKSNAFASAVSIVNGITDALRSSFEEDLLKLAHPSTDPALYKSQVQLVSEKVLRSTQAKLKDALVTNLLIRADVIMAAQSSGSKCYNLLLNSKNIAKSIIECMLSVLPFSEVHIPGQLIARDFLTSLKERLEVLCMRPMLTSSDIHLEALSDFITVDSFEVIAEKLISSGPLKQNEKSECSWKALESILSIDSLRQSSQELIPIVGNLMLGRIAALDQEKAQMSCGGTRSVLSDTDLSNEALQSGIVRSFVKTATEKLLQQCLGLKTCTKPDPASFFERYSFGSPSVREADLEVRQSQQRCCFELSAVIAHTVICDLTGITTSQSEQDHTGSALQKKKSSCRWFRFPRFLKLRFKKWTKKVRFHTEDQVVDKHIPDAPSTSDKTIPKIRRKSLCTRLATAFTKIWRKSGESPT